The Anoplopoma fimbria isolate UVic2021 breed Golden Eagle Sablefish chromosome 10, Afim_UVic_2022, whole genome shotgun sequence sequence GTTGCTCTTCTTTCCTTGGCTAGATCACCACCACCTTTCCAGAGTAACCTCCCTAATTCATATTTTAGGAGCTCCCATTTCCTCACAGTCTCTTCTTTATTTCAAAAGGTTTTGATTATATAATGGATATGCTGTTTGACCTGCACATAAAAAAGGAACTATTTAGTTTCTAGAACGCAGGTTTTGGGCCCGGGATGTGACTATTGGACAAAGTAATTTAGATATAAATTGCTTCATGATTCATTTAAGGGGTTTTAAGGATTTTTACTGAAATGTTCTTGTTGATCAGGCACAAGATAGTAACCAGAGGTCAAATCTAGGTTTTCTTTAGCAGACCTTATTGGACCAGGTATAATGCTGTTTCATGCTGTTATTCACTGCTCAAACAAACCCTCCTCCCAGGACTCACCAATACTATGGGCTTAAGTCTAAACTTGGATGAAGTAGCAAAAGAGAGGCTAGTGCAACACCTACTGGATACCAACAGTTATGGCACCCGATCAGTAATGACAGTACTTCATCATTCAGAAACAAAGTAGTTGCCATAGCCAACAGGCAACCACAGGTAAAGTGAAACAGAAATTAcccacaatgaaaataaatattctggtAAGAGTTCAGAAGAGGGAATGTTTACTGAGGATAAAATTAAATGATATCAATAATACTGATATTTACTGAGACTACGTAAATAAGAACACTAAATTAATTGTAATGTGTGTAAACCAGCAACGTTGTCAGTACTGCTCCTCCTATTGTTTCAACCCACATAAAGTAATGCTGTGTAAAAATTGACAGCCTGATATATTTAAAACCTTCCTGCCAACATGTTATTCACTGTGACCCGTTTACCATCAATGTGTGCGAAGGGTCCTGTGAAGCACGCTCTCTGCCCTTCCTTCCTGGCCTGTACAACTAGTGGTCACACTTTGTTCCTGGCTCCCTTGGTCTCCTGTGTCAGATCCTTCTTTCTTTCAGCATGGTTGATTTTCTGGCATCATTCCATATTTTATTCCTGTGGGTTTGTGACAGGAACTTCCTCTCCAGAACGAGGACCGAATTTGTGGGCTGCAAATGTCAACGACGTTCTCCCCTGGTGTCTCACGAATTTTGTTACAATATAGTTTTTACAACTTTCATGTCATGTCTTCCACTTGTTTCCATATGAATTCAACGGTGTCAGATACACTTTTGATGGCACTTGTGTTATATCTGTCGTCTCAAGTGACTGCAATCGTCTAAGAGACTCTTCTTGCATCTTCTCAATTCTCTCCATTACCAACAGCCTTCTTATATACCATCTATGGTGTTGAGGCTAACTGTCACTCTCAGACAAACTAGGACCAGTCCCACAACAACACTGCTCTCCAAACACCAATCAGAGTCAAACTCATTAACAAACTAAAAGCCGAAGAAGATAAGAATGTTATACGGAACTAAAAAGAGTTGAAGAATCCTCAGAATGTCTCTCTACTGTCAGAGACAGAAAGCGGAGACAGATCCTCACGAGTATAGGCTCAGACCACAAACTGGAAATCCAAAGaggaagacacaaaaaaacatgaaaaccaaATTAAACCTAATACGAACataccccaacacacacacacacacacacacacacacacacacacacacacacacacacacacacacacacacacacacacacacacacacacacacacacacacacacacgtaggatgaaatgtaaatgttaatgtgaCCGTAATGTTGTGttgatattcatattaaaatgattgtgtatttttatttattgatgctttggcaacactgtgtttatccttttttgccaataaaggtacattgaattgaattgggTACAGGTTGACGTCATTCGTTGCAGTCCAGTGTAGGATTTCTTTGCTTTGTCGTGGTTTTGGAAATTCTGGTAACAGCTCAGCCAATCATAAATCCACTTGTTCCCGTACTGTTAAAAATTCTGTCTCGTATATGCTGTCCACAGATTTCCTTTAGAAATGCATTGTGCTGATATTAGCTTAATACATTAAGACAAAAGTAAATTCAGTTTATCTGTAGTCACGTTACTTTAGGTAACATAAAGTCGGGGTTCATGATTAACAATAGCCAACGATCTGGTAGATCCTGGTTATTCTTAAAGGTCAGGGTAGCCTTGGGATAGCCTCTAACAAAAGTAGCTGTTCGAACAACTAGGTTATTGTCATCAAAGTCGCAACAACACAATTTCTACTTGGTATCCTCCAAAACCAAATTCATGTCCTGTTGCCTACAGATTGTATGAATGACAACTTCTGTAGAAACTGACAGTTGACCGGTTcaactttttactttattaacaTTCATTGAGGGTATATATATTCCTCTGCCTTTCATCCTTTTTATCACCGTctgcatatattaaaaaaaactgtaatatttgCCAATTAAATAATGGCTTGTGTGCCCAAACGTACTTCACCACTACTTAACCACCactgcacagacagacacacatatttCCATTTCAGGAGTCTTTAAACATTCACTCTAAATAATTACAGGTACAGATCCTGATTTGTTTTAGTGCCCAGCAGCATCCACCACCACTCCACTCTCAACTCACAGTTGAGTTTCAAAACATTAGACTTAAGCTGGAGGACATTTAGGCTGTTGGCGTATCTGTCCCCAAAATGTTAAGACACTGGCCTGTGCTGAGAAACTCTCTGTAGAAGAGTCTCCCACATTGAGGAGTTATTATCCTATTTATTAGCACTTCTTCCTAATTAGTAGTAAAGAAATTACTCCAGTTGCTTGGCCAATCACAGGAGCAGATGATAGTTACtcatacatttacaaaaataagtttGTGGGTTTTAAGATGGCTTTGAGTAGATTCCATCTTTCAAATCTAAAGGTGTGACTGTGAAGGAAGTACAATCCTTTTTCTGGTCCATGCATGAAGTATAATTTATCTGCCATTGTTCATGGTGTGTAATGAACAATGTAATATTAGGGGTATTGCCTAATTTAATTTGCAATTAATTCCATTGTCTGCACCCATTGGCAAATTTATTCAGGATCAGTTGTGGGAAAGTGGCAGAAATCTGACTTTATAACAGTTGATGTTCATTGTTCAggctatttgtttgtttattttatttagctctCCTTAAATTGATTAGATTTGTATTTTGATGTCTCTATTTCGGGCCCTCGACGTCCTTTACtaaatttacattattaaagttAGATAATGGAACAAGCTGATGTTTTGATGCGCATAATTGCATTGCACATGTTAATTCAATGTGACATTCACACAGGCAAAGCGTTTACCGCGTTTAAGCAGCATCGGCTTTTGAAGAACAAACTCACACGTAGCAGAATATATTTGCATTAGCACAAGTAGGCCAATGAAATTAGGCAATACCCCCAATATTACATAGTTCATTGCACAACGAGAACAATGGAAGATAAATCACACATAATGCACAGACCTTTCTTGTTGCATTTAGTGTCTAATATCGGGCATTGTAGtgatgaggacagaggatgtgtacagattgtaaaggcaaatttgtaatttggggttatacaaaataaactgaattgaattgaattgaatgattGATGTTTGCATTGCTTTTTAATCGCTCTACACACTGCCCACATATTGTGTAACAGGTCAAAACAGCTGCAACCATTGGgaggtttcttctttttgtaGTTGATGTAGTCAAACATAATTAAAGCTTAAATGAggatatacatttataaactaTGAACTATAGATGTTTATAGTTACTGCCCACCACTGATCTCTGATGCATTGCTAACATGTTAATCTGCATTTGATGGATATGTCCTTATAGATCGTGTACCtgattttgttgaattttttgTCTAGGTACATCAGATGATGCAGCTGAGAGAATCACTGAACTAGAATTGAAAGTGCAGGAACCACACCTTGAACTCAAACAGCTGACCATTCAACAAGAACAGCCCCTAACGCTTTTGTGCCTTATTGACGAGTGCTTCAAGTTCCTCTACAGAATCGCAGCTGGACTGAAAGAAAAGGTACTGGCATCAGTAATTAATGTCAGTGTATCGACAGTTAGTCGAACCATCATCACATGGGAAAGCTACCTGTCCTTGGTTCAAAGCATACCTGGCTGCCTCAGGAGCAGGTGCAGGCCACCATGCCTGACAAGTTCCGGCATTATTGTTCCAATGTGAGAGTGATAATTGCCTGCACTGAGCTCCGCTGTGAGTCGTCATCTTCCCTCACCCTCCAGTCTGAGATCTTCTCCAGCTACAAGAACCACAATACCTTTAAAAGTTTAATTGGCATTGCTCCTTGTGGCGTAGTTACATTTATATCATACATAAATAACCCAAAGATCAAGTCTAACCTAGCTTCCGTTGCCTGGTGGTAAAGTGGTGTGTAAAGTACAATTATTAAGTgcagcataaaaacaaacagaaatgttaagTATTTctcatacatacattttagatatttaCACATGAAGTAAAAAGGTACATGTAAAGATTTCATCGTTGAATAGGCTAAGTAATATATAGAGTTGCAATATTTAAATGGCAAtacttaagatttcagtcctggttgatgTTTTTCCAGGAATGTCATGACGAACACCCAGTTCACATTTACagcaaataaatgttgaaatactTTCATCATACCCTCAATCACCAATGTGCTATctcttatttaaatgaaaaagattaCTTTAAACTCTAAATTTATAAACTTATAAACAATGAACCCTAAAGGGTAAACAGACACATTACGGTATGGGGCGTTCCTTTAAGAATGCGGACTGCAAGGGCTTTTGCTGAGGACTGAGTACATGACATGCCTCCCTGAACCTGCTGGCAAGCACCCTTGGCTGTCGTACATTGACCCAGGGGGGGCTGTCATGGTCTTAGCCTCTAGGACAGCAGAGAGTTCAAGGCACACCTTTAGGCCCTCAAGCTGGTTCTGCTGCTCGAGGTCAGGCATACATTCAAAGTCAGCTAAATTGACTTGAACATGGCACTTAATTGTTCCTATAGGCAACCTTGAGGTAGTGTGGTTCCTCACTTTTCCTCATTGACCTCTCCATCTACTATCTCCGACACTAGCTACATATATCAAGGCAAAACGGAAAATATGAGAATTTCAACTAGCATTGACGTAATATTTTATAAACGTTGTGAAATGGTAGAACTCAGCTAGGTTATGCCTTAGTAACGTGACAAAATATACTCAACGAGTATACTTCGAGCAGATTTTGACCGGCGTTAGGTGCCGTAAGTGAACCTCCACTGCCTTAATACAGTACAAGTCCGGTGTACATTCAATAATTCCCCCTTCAGTCAGAGGAAACAATGCCGCTCCCAGGCACGAGGGGCGCTGCGCTGTCCGCCGCGCTCTTTAGTTTCCTCTCGGTACACGTCATGCAAACAGCAGCTTAAAGCGTCTGAGCATGCGCGTCTCTAGTTCCATCGGTAACCGCGATTCGAAGAGAAGCACAGCACGGAAATGGTCTGTTCCTGTTCTTTCTTTTAACTGTACTAACTGACATTTTAGATTCACGTCCATCAACATTAGTGGCTCAAGTTCTGTTATGAAAAGGTAGACAAAGAGTGCAGTTCTGTAGTGTAATGCTAACACTGTCAATGGAAGCTAACGTTAACGTCAGATATGTCTCTTGTCCACGTAAGCGTCTGGGACGTCAGCACTTTGACTTAAAAGCTATCTTTAATCTTTCAACTTTTACTTTGTCTATTCAAGAATGCTTGCAACTTTTTGAGCCGAAGCGCCGCGTTacgggtttttgttttttttattcttattttttataaatagctTTGATGAAAAGATTGGCTTTTAGCTAACTGTTAGCCAGGAACACGTTTAAAGGAAATACATCTGTCGTGTTGTATTCCGTAAACgcttgttatttatttagctgCTGGCTAGGTTAATCAGTGATCAAAGTGAGTCGTCTTCTCTACATTTGAACATGTATGTTGACCCCCGAACATCACAGACATGAGAAATCTCGAGCCCGGCTGCAGTGACCCAGGTGTCCTCATCCTCTGGACATTTAACCTCTCTCCGATAGTTTGTCCGATTTGAATTTCATCTCTGCCTGTTTTCTTAGCAGATTATGAGGATACTGCACGTGTTTTTGGGCCTGGCTCTGGTTGGCCTGGGCTCAGGAGAAGAGGGAGCTCGTCTGCTGGCCTCGAAGTCCCTGCTGAACCGCTATGCTGTCGAGGGCCGTGACCTTACCCTGCAGTACAACATCTACAATGTGGGATCCAGGTCAGCACTGAACAATCTCCTGAAAGTTGTAATTTGAACAGCCTGTGAGCTGTCAACGTCCTCTGAGATTTACGAAGAGTTTAACTTGATTGGCTATATTTCGATACATTTTTCATAGAAATTCAACATTATAACATGCAAATGacgaacaaaaaaaacttcaaaccGTATGGCGTGATTCATAAAATGGTTTTAGTAAAAATGAACCTTTTACCAGATGGTCCATTACTTAATTTATTAGCTAGCTATGGACCGTAAACTTGCCGCTTTGCACTTTACCGGTTGATCAAATAGGCCAAAATAGATATATGTATACAATCCAATCCAAGGCGTAGTAACTGAAGCAGGCTAGTTGGGCTCCTTTTCCACTATGGGTTATTTTCAACAAACTGTTTCAGCTCACATGTGGGGTCCCTTCTTTTACAAGAGTAAAGAGAACTTACAAAGCTGCTGTTGAACTGAATGAGATCGCTGGATGGTGATGTTACGCTTAACAAAGAATGTTTTTGCTAAATAAGCACATCAATCTAGTAACTCCGAACTCAGCAATTCCACAATTATGACGTATCTGCAACACTAAGCAGGCTATAGTTAGTTTGACAACATCTGTTTTATCTAATAAgataaagttttaatttaaattttgttaGTCAAGCAGGCAGACTGGCAGTCATTAAAACTTGTCATTTATGTTGCATCATTCACCTGACTAACTGAACTGCTAGTGTTACAGTCTACATAGTACAATCCTGCTGAATTAGCCTTGACTACACCAGGAAAAATTCAGCACCATCTAGTGGACTGAAAAAGCAGTTTTTACTAATAGGTTTAATTTGCATTTGCAATGAGGGATGTAACCATGTGAAATTTTGATATGCCTATCATTGTCAGAGGAAATGACATGGTTTCACAGTATTCATGATTTTTAACTATTAAAAACCAAGCTATTTTAAATCTGTAGTCTCTGAGCGGAGGCCCCAAGAGCTGCGCAGGTTACAGACATTAAAGATCAGTTGTTTCCAAACCTTCCACATCCAGAGCAAACccaatgatgaaaaaaaaaaaacagaagagcacATTATCAGCAATAAATCAGCACCAGATGCATTCAGTGACTGCAGATCTGGCTGTCCTTCAACTAATTTTCATACACCTAGTGGTGAAGAACTCCTGATCCTCAGACAGTTTAGCGCAAATGTTGTAAAGCCAACTGAAACATGAGTCCCCTGTAGTGGAAGCTCTTAAGCACGTGCTGTTAGAATGTGATTGATCTTGTCAGAAAGATTGTCAGTATATCGCAGAAATGCTGAGTAAGGTATATCATTTATATGGTCAACATTGGAtctacagatacattttttaatgtgttattcGATATGCACTGAACTAAATTAGTGtcctttgtctctgtctctacagtgCTGCTCTGGAGGTGGAGCTGTCGGATGATTCTTTTCCCCCTGAAGACTTTGGAATTGTTTCAGGGATGCTGAATGTGAAATGGGAGAGGATTGCACCGTATCCTTGAACCTATATTTCTGGTGCTATAGGATGAAGTCAGTAATGTCACTTTAACAAACCTGTAACTGAAGGCTCTACTCTGACACAGATTTAGTCTACTGAAGGGGATGGGATTTTAGAGCTGGGCcatgaattcataaaaaaatcctGCTTTACAGcgatgtttgaaaatgtattttcacttAAACCGCTTCCCTGCTTTTCCACAGTACATATTAACCGTGTGATGCATAAATTGAATCCTCAGCTTTTTCAAGTTATCTGAATTAACTCATGAACTGTCAGAGCGAGCAACGTCTCTCACACAGTGGTGCTGCGCCCCCTGAAGGCTGGTTACTTTAACTTCACCTCTGCCTCCATCAGCTACCTGGCCCAGGAGGGAGGACAAGTCGTGGTAAAAGCAGTTGATTATCCTCAGTGATCAAAGCAGTTAAAGTTTGAAGTGTTGTGAAGGAAGCTCAAGTGTCTGTCCGTCCTACAGGTGGGCTACACCAGCGC is a genomic window containing:
- the ssr2 gene encoding translocon-associated protein subunit beta isoform X1 — encoded protein: MQIMRILHVFLGLALVGLGSGEEGARLLASKSLLNRYAVEGRDLTLQYNIYNVGSSAALEVELSDDSFPPEDFGIVSGMLNVKWERIAPASNVSHTVVLRPLKAGYFNFTSASISYLAQEGGQVVVGYTSAPGQGGILAQREFDRRFSPHYLDWAAFGVMTLPSIGIPLLLWYSSKRKYDSPKAKKN
- the ssr2 gene encoding translocon-associated protein subunit beta isoform X2, with product MIMRILHVFLGLALVGLGSGEEGARLLASKSLLNRYAVEGRDLTLQYNIYNVGSSAALEVELSDDSFPPEDFGIVSGMLNVKWERIAPASNVSHTVVLRPLKAGYFNFTSASISYLAQEGGQVVVGYTSAPGQGGILAQREFDRRFSPHYLDWAAFGVMTLPSIGIPLLLWYSSKRKYDSPKAKKN